A window of Leptolyngbya sp. CCY15150 genomic DNA:
TCTTTGAAGCGTAGTTATCTCCTTCGCATTAGTCTAGCTACTTGTGGTGCTGAGCATATGTGAGCATCTTTTGTATGTGCCATACTTGAGTTTATGAACTTTTAGGTTTAGACATTGGTCATGAACACATTTACTGCTGTTGTGGAAAAAGATTCTGACACTAACCTCTATGTTGGGTATGTTCCCGGCTTCCCTGGAGCACATTCTCAAGGTGAAACCTTGGATGAATTACAAAGCAATCTTTGTGAAGTAATAGCAATGCTACTTGAGGATGGACAAACGAAATTTGAAGCCGTATTTGTTGGAACACAACAAATTACAGTTGCATAATTATGGGCAACATACCTGTTCTGAAACCACAGGAGGTAGTTCGGATATTGGAAAGTCTCGGGTTTGTTGAAGTGCGTCAAAAGGGATCACATAAGCAGTTTCGACATCCAGATGGGCGTGCAACAACCGTTCCTTTCCATAAAGGACGCGATATTTCTCCTCGCTTACTGCGACAGATTGCAACTGATATTAACTTAACAATGGAGGAATTTTTAGAGTCACGGTAAAGCCTAATCAGGGTATGCAGCGGATGGTCTCAATACTCTTGTGATGACTCAAAGATTCCTACCGCTGCTGCTGCCCAAGCCTTTATGGAGCAGGCATTGTACTGCATCAGGTGTAGCATACTCCAACATATCTCATTTCCCTGGAGAACCTCTGAGCGATCGCTTTTCCTGAGAGAGACTGGGAGGGGCGATCGCTTTTGCTAGGAATAGTTTTAAGGGGGGCGATCGCTTCTCCTGGGGCGAGTGTTGGAAGGGGCGATCGCTTTTTCGGGGAAGAGTTTTGAGGGGGGCGATCGCTTTTACTGAGAAGAAAGTTGGAAGGGGCGATCGCTTTTTATGAGACAAGTGTTGGGAAGGGCGATCGCTTGGCAGTGAACCGATTTTAGCAGTCCGAGTAACATCCCACTACAAGTCGAGAGTCATCCTAGAAAGGGTTGTTATGATTGTTAGAAGAGACATCTTCAAAATGAACAATAGTTAGCCTTCTCTACACAAAGAGAGATCCTTATGAAACCCAAAGATGCTAACAAAATCGCGTCTGCCAAGAAAGCCTCGCTTGGACATGTGCTTAGAAAAAATGAAAAAATCAAAGAAACTGTCAGAGATGCTGCCAGTGAACTCACATCAGTCAATGAAGTTCTGAAGCAAGAAGAAGTCCCTGTTGAGGTTATTGAACAGGCCCTCACTAAGAATGAAGATGTTGAACATAAGATTACAAAAGCAGCAGTTGATTTGAAGCGAGTTAACACCAAACTTTCCAAAGAGTTGGCTGACCGCATAGCTATCGAATCTGAACTCGCTGATGCGAAGACCGAGCTGGCCGAAGTACGTGTCGATTTATTAGAATCCCGCACCAAAGAAGAAGAAGCACAGAAAATTGCGCTTCAGGACGCACTCACCGGACTCCCAAACCGTGTGTTATTTGAACAGGGGCTTGACCACGGATTGATTCAGGCAAAGCGGCACGGTTGGAAACTCGCCGTCCTATTTATTGATATCGATAAATTCAAGAGTATTAATGACTCTCATGGTCATGATGCGGGAGACCATGTACTCGTGACGGTGGCACATCGTTTACAAACTTTTATCAGAGGTGAAGATAGAATCAGTCGTTGGGGGGGCGACGAATTTGTTTGCCTGTTATTGGAAGTCAAGCAAGAAGCTAACGTGACTTCCCTTGCAGAAAAGATGATAGATCGGCTTGCTGAACCCTGCGAGTTTAATGGGAATGTTTTTTCTATAAAAGTAAGTATCGGTATTGCCATATATCCCACACATGGAGAAACGGCCAACATTCTTTTCAAAAATGCTGATACTGCAATGTACAGAGCTAAGAGAACAAAGAAGCGAGTTGTGCTGTTCCGAGAATCTGGTAAATAAAAGCGGGCTAACATCGCAAGAAAATCTATGCGCCGATTAACCTTACGATTACCTGAAACTTTGCATCAACGGCTTGCTCAACTTGCTGAAGGTGAAGGTGTATCGCTGAATCAGTACATCGTTTATGCATTAACTCGTCAGGCAGCTCTGGCGTATGGAATTCAGGCTGTTCCCGATGCGGACGTTGCACAGCAACAGCAAGCGTTTCAATCATTGATTAAGCAATTAGGACAAGCTTCGCTGCCTGAAATTAAGTCTGTTTTAGCGACCCGTGAGACAACTGATCCAGAAGCAGAATTGAGTGCAGATATAGTTGAGCGTCTTCAAGAACGCATCCGAAAGGGAGACTAATCATAAAAGCTTAGAGTAGTGCCAGCCAGATAACAAGTCGTTGGAGCGCAGGGCCTAGTTTTGTGGACGACTATGAGCTACCTCATAGAATTTGATGAGAATCTTTGTCAAGCTTAGTCCATAGCACTCAGGTGATGACCATGGTTCAAACCCCGATCAACCTCAAGACAGCTCCCGGTCACCAGGTTTTGGCGGCGGCGGGTAAGCAGACCTTACGCCCCGGTGGTTATGGTGCAACAGAGCAACTGCTGGGTTGGGCTAATCTACAGCCGGGTGAAACCGTTTTGGAACTAGCTGCTAGCTTTGGTTATAGTGCGATCGCTCTGGCTCAGCGCTACGGGGTGCGGGTGGTAGGGATTGAGAAAAATCCGGCCAGCGTCGCCCAGGCTCGTATCAATGTAGAACAGGCTGGGCTCACGGATCAGGTCACGATTCAAGAGGGCGATATTTTTCACCTAGATCAGGTGACGGAACTCTTTGATTGTGTTTTAGCAGAGGCAATTTTATCCATGCAGTCGGCGTCAGGCAAGGCTAAGATTTTGGCTGGGGTGCGCGATCGCCTCAAGCCGGGCGGCCGTTTTCTCAGTCATGAGTTGCTGGCCAATGGCCCCAACCCTGAGGAGATTCATCGCGACCTCACAGCCGCTATTCGGGTCAATGCCCAACCGCTTTCCAGTGCCGCCTGGATCGCTGCCTGCCAGGAAGCAGGGCTGATGGTTCACCACCACGCCACTGGCCCCATGGCCCTGCTCGATCCCCAACGCATTGTCCAAGAGGAAGGTCTGCCCACCTTACTTACTCTCGGCTGGAATATGATAACTCGTCCAGTCATGCGCGATCGCATCCTCACCATGCGCCAGGTCTTCCGTCGTCATGCCGACCACCTTGGCTATGTGATTCTCTGTGCTCAATCGTCCCATTTAGGTTAATGTCACTATGGCTACTACACTCATCACATCAACCACAACCACAATCCAGCTCAACGATCACCTTAACTTTCCTGATGCTGGTGTTCTCAGTAAGGTAATTTGGAAGGATGCCGTCTGTCAATCCAGCCTTTTCTGTCTGGCTGAGGGAACGGAAATCTCGGAACATACCGCTACCCGCAACGCTACGGTGCAGGTGATCGCGGGTAGCGGTACCCTTACCCTAGAGGGAAAACCTATTGCTCTGGAACCTGGCGTTTTTGTTTTCATGGCGGCTAATGCTCCCCATGCACTGGCGGCAGCGACGAACCTAGCTTTTCTGCTAACTCTAGCCTCAGATTGTTAATCCCCTGTTGCCCAAGCCCAGGAACCAGCATCCACCTCGTCAGTGATAGTATCGTTTTACGGTGAGTGGAAGGACGTAAGATTGATAAGCATTTCAACGTTCTACTACCTGCCGATCACTGGAATATGGAGTTCATGGGGTGGTACTGGTTTCGTTCCATGAGTTAGACTTGACGAAATAAGTCTTAGGAGGTTGCAACATGTCAAGTCAGAACATAGATTCCATCAAAACCATCTTCCAAAGCCGCCTAGCGACTCTTGAGCACCTCTTAACGTCAGCCCAGACACATTTCAGTGAGGATGAGGCTTTCCTGCAGGAGCGCATTGCGGCTGATATGCTTCCCTTGGGTACACAGATAGTTTTTACCTGCAATCAACCACGCAACTTTGCGTTGTGGTGTGATGGCAAGCCGATGGATAATCTAGATCCAAATGTCTTATCTCTAGCGCATGCATCCGACCATATTGTGAATACTAAGGAACTGCTTTCGAGCATTAACGCTGAAGATGAAAAGCTGAGTGAGATTACGCGCATCGATCTGGGTCAAGATCTTTGCATCACCATGTCTGGTAGCGCTTATGTACATGACTTTTTAATGCCCAATTTCTATTTCCATATGGTTACGGCTTACGATATTCTTCGCATGGTGGGTGTACCTATTGGAAAGCGAGATTACATGATGCATCTGCTTCCGTTCCTCAAGCAGGTGTAAGTCTAACTGTTCAAATACAGGGGGCGATCGCCTATTCTTAGGATGTTTTGGTACAGCATAATCTAGCGATCGCTTAACTGTTGCTCTGGTTTCGGTGGACTCCCATGGGGCCGTGGCCGTACTGGCAACAACAATGGTATTCTGAATTCCTTGGCGTTACACTAAGCATAAAGATTCTTTGATCTATCTTCATCACATCCTAAAGCCGGTATAAAGTTGCTATCATAATCTTTGGCAAACAGAGAAAACCGGGTCATTGGTATG
This region includes:
- a CDS encoding type II toxin-antitoxin system HicB family antitoxin — protein: MNTFTAVVEKDSDTNLYVGYVPGFPGAHSQGETLDELQSNLCEVIAMLLEDGQTKFEAVFVGTQQITVA
- a CDS encoding type II toxin-antitoxin system HicA family toxin; the encoded protein is MGNIPVLKPQEVVRILESLGFVEVRQKGSHKQFRHPDGRATTVPFHKGRDISPRLLRQIATDINLTMEEFLESR
- a CDS encoding GGDEF domain-containing protein, producing the protein MKPKDANKIASAKKASLGHVLRKNEKIKETVRDAASELTSVNEVLKQEEVPVEVIEQALTKNEDVEHKITKAAVDLKRVNTKLSKELADRIAIESELADAKTELAEVRVDLLESRTKEEEAQKIALQDALTGLPNRVLFEQGLDHGLIQAKRHGWKLAVLFIDIDKFKSINDSHGHDAGDHVLVTVAHRLQTFIRGEDRISRWGGDEFVCLLLEVKQEANVTSLAEKMIDRLAEPCEFNGNVFSIKVSIGIAIYPTHGETANILFKNADTAMYRAKRTKKRVVLFRESGK
- a CDS encoding YlcI/YnfO family protein, with protein sequence MRRLTLRLPETLHQRLAQLAEGEGVSLNQYIVYALTRQAALAYGIQAVPDADVAQQQQAFQSLIKQLGQASLPEIKSVLATRETTDPEAELSADIVERLQERIRKGD
- a CDS encoding class I SAM-dependent methyltransferase — its product is MVQTPINLKTAPGHQVLAAAGKQTLRPGGYGATEQLLGWANLQPGETVLELAASFGYSAIALAQRYGVRVVGIEKNPASVAQARINVEQAGLTDQVTIQEGDIFHLDQVTELFDCVLAEAILSMQSASGKAKILAGVRDRLKPGGRFLSHELLANGPNPEEIHRDLTAAIRVNAQPLSSAAWIAACQEAGLMVHHHATGPMALLDPQRIVQEEGLPTLLTLGWNMITRPVMRDRILTMRQVFRRHADHLGYVILCAQSSHLG
- a CDS encoding cupin domain-containing protein — protein: MATTLITSTTTTIQLNDHLNFPDAGVLSKVIWKDAVCQSSLFCLAEGTEISEHTATRNATVQVIAGSGTLTLEGKPIALEPGVFVFMAANAPHALAAATNLAFLLTLASDC
- a CDS encoding DUF1993 domain-containing protein; amino-acid sequence: MSSQNIDSIKTIFQSRLATLEHLLTSAQTHFSEDEAFLQERIAADMLPLGTQIVFTCNQPRNFALWCDGKPMDNLDPNVLSLAHASDHIVNTKELLSSINAEDEKLSEITRIDLGQDLCITMSGSAYVHDFLMPNFYFHMVTAYDILRMVGVPIGKRDYMMHLLPFLKQV